From Micromonospora auratinigra:
GCTTGTTGCCCTCGGCGATCAGGCCGTTCCAGACCTTGTCCTCAGGGCGTCCGAGTACCTTGCCGGCCAGAAGCGCGGAGAGTCTGCTGAGTACGGGGTCTGCGTCCGCTGGTGTGGAGGGGTGAACACGGTCGGGCGTGGCGCTGGCGATGGCATCCCGTAGACGTTGAAACACCTCGTCGACGTCAGCGTGCAGCCTCTGCAGTTCGGCATCGTCGATGGCCAGTTGCTTGGACCAGGTCTCAAGAGCCCGCACCGCCGCTGCCCGGCTTTTCTCCAGGGCGGCGCGGGCTTCACCTGTCGCATGCTCGGGGTTGCCGATGGCGCTGAGCCGGTTGCGGTGGAACTCGCGCATCGCCTGGTAGGGAACAACGAGACGATCTTCGAGCTTCTCGAAGATCGCCAACAGGTCCGCCGTCGTCCGCGCGTTGTAGCGGTAGAGGTTGAGAAGCACGTTGGCGTCCACCGCGACCAGCGCTGTGGTCAATGCCTGACGTGACTCGGCCTCGCTCGCCACGCGATAGCCCTCGAACCCGTCGAACAACCCAGCCATCGATGACCTCCCCCAAGACGGGCTCCATTGTTGTCGATCCCGGCGTGCGGGTCCTATGGGCCGAGCGGCCCATTGCGGCTCTCCTGGACGGCGTCGGGTGGTCAGGCCGCCAGCCCGTACCGGGGCTGGTTTCTGATGAGGGTGGCCAGCTCGGCCGCCGTCGCCGTGAGGTCGATGGGATTGGCGGCGAGTTGGTGGGTCAGCTCGTCGAAGCGGTATCGCAGCAGCCGCTGGTATCGAGTCGCGTAGACCGCGACGTGGGTCACGGGGTGACCGTCGTGATGCGCGAGCAGTGCGTAGGTCAGGATCTGACGGATCAGCTCGTCGAGGTAGCGGTCTTCGTCGAGGCGGCCGCTCTTCACCTCCAGCACGGTGGTGCCGAGGAGGAAGTCGGCGTGGCGGTGTCCGTCGAGCAGGGACAGCTGCGCGGTCGCCGGTCCGTACGAGCGCAGAGCGTCGTGGAAGCCGCTGTGGTAGCTCGACCACACGATACGGAAGGCGCGCCTCGTCTGGTACGTCTCTCGGGGGGCGCCGTAGAGGAGGTGTGGGTACTGCGCGAGAACCTGACGGGTGTTGGCCACAGCGTCAGCGTCGGAGTGTTGGCGGTCGAATGCGTTGAGCACGACATGGACGTGAGCGAGCCGGCTGGCGGCCGTGAAGAGCCGCGCCGGACGCGCTGCGGGGTGGCTGCGGCGCCCAGCGTCGTAGCCTGTGGCACCGGCAACCGGTTGATGGCCGGCCATGATGAGTAACCGGGTCGCGAGGCCGGGGTCGAGGCAGCGGAACAGGCGCGGGTACGGGTTCTGATCGCCTAGGGCCAAGCCGATGGCGAGTTCGACGACGCGCCCGAAGTACGACTTGTCCGGCGGGTCGGTCAGCAGGACCGGACAGCGGCTGAGGTCCGCCGCGATCTCGGCGCGCAGCCCATCCTGGTGCGGAAAGGTCTCCGTGAACCAGGCGCTGACAGGATCTTGCTGGAGGTGACGGAGTCGGACGTACATGGTGGTGCCCCTCTCACGGCGGAAGCGACGCTGACCACGGACGTGGCAGCGGAAACCCAGTGAGCATGGAACGCGCGAGACGGCAGATCGGCGAAACGCCATTCACCAGTCAGACGGGTATGGCCGCAAGCGGTTCTGTAGCCCTCGGCACTCAGGCCACGAGGTGGGCTCCGCGAGAGGAAGCGGCAGGCAGGGGAGACGGATCAACCGACGTCCCGGCCTCTGTACCGTACGACGCATCCGCGCGACGCACAAGGGCCACTTCACCGCACAGCGATCGCCTGGCTCGAGCGACCCCCATGTGGTGCTCTGTGGGTGCTCCGGCGAAATTGGACGGCCAAGCACCCGGTGGACTGAGCGGTACAGCTTCTCGGCGAAGTCGCAGCCTGACCGGCACTAGTTGGACCCATGGGACTCAGTTAGACGGTAAGAGTCGACATGCATCTATCTCTTAATCCGCGGGTTCGGGGTTCGAGTCCCTGGCGGCGCACCGACGAGCAGGGCCCTGATCCGATGGTTGTCCACCAGGCGGGGCCTTTTTCGGGTACGTGGCCGGGGCTCGGCTGATCGAGACGTGCCGGGCGCCGCCGGCGGCGGGCGTCGTCGGCGAACCGGATGGGCGGCCACCCCGTCCTCCGGCCCCGAGGTCCTCGGGCAGTCGCATCCCCGACTCGCGCCGGGTTCGGCGTGCCGCACCCCTGGCGGCCCGGGGGTCGGGTGTGGCGCAATGACCGATGTGGACGATCACTCGCGGCAACCCTTCGTCGGCTTCTTCCACGGGGACCCGCACGAGGTGCTGCGCCGGATCCGCCAGGAACAGGTGGTCGCGGCGCTGCCGCTCCCCGACGGGCGGACCGGCTGGCTGGTGACCCGCTACGAACACGTACGGGCGGCCCTGGCCGACCCCGGCCTGTCCAAGGGGGAACTGATCTCGCCGCTGGGCATGCGGCCTCCGATGCCCGCCGACGTCTGGGCCGCCACGGAACGGCACATGCTGGCGGCGGACCAGCCCGACCACACCCGGCTGCGCCGCCTGGTGCAGGCGGCGTTCACCCCGGGGCGGGTGGACGGCATGACGGCCTTCGTGACCGACGTCACCGATCGGCTGCTGGACGGCCTCGCCGAGCCCGGCGTCCATGACCTGATCCGGGAGGTCGCGTTTCCGCTGCCCATCGCGGTGATCTGCGAGCTGCTGGGGGTCCCGGTCGACGACCGCGCCACCTTCCGGGAGTGGGTGGAGGTGATCGTCGCCGGAGCGCCCCGGCTGGCCGAGGCGCCGGCGGCCCGTGCCGCCCTGCTCGACTACCTCCGTCGCCAACTGACCGCGAAGCGGTCCGACCCCGGACCCGACCTGCTGTCGGCGCTCGTGGCCGAGAGCGACGGGGGAGACCGGCTCAGCGACGAGGAACTGACCTCCACGGCCTTCCTGCTGCTGATAGCCGGCTACGACACCACGGCCAACCTGATCGGCAACGGAGCGTACCGGCTGCTGGAGGAGCGTGGGCGGTGGGAGCGGCTGCGGCGCGATCCGCACCTGCTCGCCCCGGCGATCGAGGAACTGCTGCGCCACGACAGTCCCGTGCAGCTCGCCACGCACCGGACGACGACCCGGGAGGTGACGATCGGCGGGCACACCATCCCCGCCGGGTCCACGGTGCTGCTCTCCCTGCTCTCGGCCAACCGCGACGAGTCGCGCTTCACCGACCCGGCCGCCTTCGACGCCGGCCGGCCCGCCAACTCCCACCTGGCGTTCGGGCACGGCATCCACTACTGCCTCGGGGCTCCGCTGGCCCGCCTGGAGGCGCGGGTGGTGTTCACCGCGCTGCTGTCCCGGTACCCGGACATGCGGCTGCCGGCGGACTTCGTGCCGCGGTGGCGCCCCAGCACCCTGATGCACGCCCTGGAGTCGCTACCCGTGATCCCGCAGCCCTGACGGAGGTGCGGGGCCGCCGCCGACGCTTCCTGCCCGGGCGCTGCCGACCCTCGCCGCCGCGCCTGCTATCGTCTCTCTCCGTTGCCGGCGAGCGCCGCTAGCTCAACTGGCAGAGCAGCGGACTCTTAATCCGCGGGTTCGGGGTTCGAGTCCCTGGCGGCGCACCACACGCGAAGCTCCGATCGGCGTTCACGCCGGTTGGAGCTTCGTGCTTTCCGGGGCCGGGTGGTGCACGACGACGGGGCGCCGCGCTAACGGAGCACGGCTTCGCCGAGCGGCGTCCGTCGATAGCGGATCTCGTGTCGGTGGCGCTGCCCGGTGACGAACCCCGCGTCGCGCAGCACCGACAGATGCCCGGACACCGTGCCGGCGGCCAGGGCGTGGCGGTGGGCCAGCGTCGTCGTGCTGGCCGGCTCGTCGAGGTCGAGCAGCAGTGCCGCCCGGGTCTTTCCGATCAGCCGGCCCAGCGCCGCGTGCCGGTCGCCGGGCGGAGGTTGCCAGAGCGTGCCGAGCCCTCGCGCGGGATAGATCACCGTGGGCTGCCACGGCTGGTCCACGATGACGACGACCTGGTCCCACTTGAAGGCGCTGGGCACCAGGGCGAGCCCCTCGCCTCGCATGTCGCGGTGTTCGTCGTCGCCGTACTCGCGGGTCAGCACGCCGTTGTGCCAGCGCAGTCGTGGGTGCAGTTCGGCGAACAGCCGGTCCAGGCCCCCTTCGGCGAGGCGTCGGGTCTGGAACCCCACATCGGCGTCGAGCAGGCCCCGCACCTGCGGCCAGACCGGTTCGACCAGGACCTCCCACGCTCTGCGCACGGTGGCGACCAGCGTCCGGAGAACGTGGGCCGGGTCGCCCAGCAGGAGCCGTCCGGTCGGCGAATCGGCGGCCCCCGGGGTGTCCGCCAGCGCTCGCCGTACCTCTGCGCGCACCCGGGCGTGGTCGCTGGCCGCCACGGCCGCGAGCTCGTCCTCGAACCGGGCGTGCGGGTCGGTCGGCGGTGGTGAGAGGAAGTCGGGCGTGTAGCCGCGGCGAGGTTGGAGCGCGGCGAGCGGCCGCAGGTCGAGTTCGCGCGTGTCGAGGGCGTCGCGCCAGCGACGGTGCGGGCCGACGCTCTCGCGCGGGGAGAGCAGGCGCACCGCGGACAGCGTCTCGAGCAGCGGAGAGACGGCGAACCGGCAGCGCCGCAGGTCGGTGGCGCTGAACCGCAACGTGACCGCCATCCGGGCCACCTCCTCACCGGGGGTGGTTCGCCCCTCGCCGAATCACTGGCGGGCACGGTACCAGCGCTCGCAGAGTGGCTCCCGACCGAAGCGACGATCATGAGGAGGACGGGATGAACCCGAGCGGGGACTGGGAACACCGCAGCGCGGACCTGTGGGCGGCCTTCAACGCGGCACCCGACGACTGGGACGCGGCGGAGTTCCGCGAACGCGTCGGCGCGCTCGCCGACGAACTGGGCCCGGACCATCCGGTGGCGGCCTTCGAGCGGGCCTGCGCCTGGGACTCAACAGGTCATTCGGACCGGGCGGTTCCGCTCTACCGGAGGGCGCTGGAACTGGGCGTCGACGGCATCCGTCGACGGCGCTCGGTGATCCAGATGTCCAGCTCGCTGCGGAACACGGGGCAGCCCGAGGAGAGCGTGCGGCTGCTGACCGAGGAGCGCGAGCGCGGGTCCGACGAACTCGACGACGCGGTCACCGCGACGCTCGCGCTGGCGTTGACCAGCGTCGGCCGGGAGCGGGAGGCGGTGTCGATCGCCGTCGGGGCGCTCTCCCGGCACCTGCCGCGCTATCAGCGGTCGATGGCCAACTACGCCCGGCTCCTGGTGGCGCCCGAGTGACTCGCCGACGCCACGGTCGGTACGGGCGCGACGCCGTCGCCGGCCGACCACGCCGGCTGGGAGGTGAGGGCCGGTTGGTCGTCTCCGGCCCGGCGTGGGCCGCTCCGCCCGCGTGATTGCGCCCTACCCGTTGCCGACGAGCGCCGCTGGCTCAACTGGCAGAGCAGCGGACTCTTGATCCGCGGGTTCGGGGTTCGAGTCCCTGGCGGCGCACCACGATCAAGGCCCTGACCCGGGCATCGTCCCCGGGTCGGGGCCTTCTTCGTCTCCTCCCGCCGCCGTGTCGGCCATCCTCCGTCCCCGTGGCTCGCCGCTCCGCCGGACGGCAGTGGGCGCTGGCGTCGACCGTGCGGGCCGTGTTCCCGTCTCCCGCCCGCGGTGCCGCGTCGTGCCGGACTCATCTGGCAGAGTGCAACCGGGTTCCGGAATGAGAGAGGTCTGATGGCCAGGAGGGGCAGGCGGGCCGAGGCGGCCGCACCGTCGGACAGGCGTCACTACTGGCAGGTCGTTGCCATGGGTGTGGTGTTCCTCCTCGGTGGTCTGAGTCTGGCGGTCGCCTCGGCGGGCTACATGTGGCGGGTGTCCGAGAAGGCGGACCGGTTACGGGCCGAGGGCGTACCCGTCCAGGCCGTGGTGTCGGACTTCTACGACGGGTCGGGGCGGGGTAGCGGGCCGGACACCATCACGGTGACCTACGAGTACGAGGGCAGCCACTACCAGCAGCGCATCCTGTGCGCCGGGGCGACCGGCTGTCATCGGGACCCGCCCGCCGAGATGACCGTCTGGGTCGACCCGTCCAGCCCGGCGCAGTTCGTCGCCGCGAACGGCAACACCGATGACTCGGCCGCGTGGCTCAACCGCTGGACGAAGATCCTGATCGGCGGTCTGTTCGCGGTGCTCGGTGCGGTGCTGCTGGTGGTGGCGCTGTTCGGGGACCGTCTGTTGGCCCGGTCGAGGAGACGGGCGGGGAAGGGGTGAGGGCCGGCGGACGGCCCGCACCCGGCGCCCACCGGCCACGATGCGAGAAGGAGATCGGATGACGCCACAGCCAC
This genomic window contains:
- a CDS encoding cytochrome P450 family protein, which encodes MTDVDDHSRQPFVGFFHGDPHEVLRRIRQEQVVAALPLPDGRTGWLVTRYEHVRAALADPGLSKGELISPLGMRPPMPADVWAATERHMLAADQPDHTRLRRLVQAAFTPGRVDGMTAFVTDVTDRLLDGLAEPGVHDLIREVAFPLPIAVICELLGVPVDDRATFREWVEVIVAGAPRLAEAPAARAALLDYLRRQLTAKRSDPGPDLLSALVAESDGGDRLSDEELTSTAFLLLIAGYDTTANLIGNGAYRLLEERGRWERLRRDPHLLAPAIEELLRHDSPVQLATHRTTTREVTIGGHTIPAGSTVLLSLLSANRDESRFTDPAAFDAGRPANSHLAFGHGIHYCLGAPLARLEARVVFTALLSRYPDMRLPADFVPRWRPSTLMHALESLPVIPQP
- a CDS encoding ArsR/SmtB family transcription factor; translation: MAVTLRFSATDLRRCRFAVSPLLETLSAVRLLSPRESVGPHRRWRDALDTRELDLRPLAALQPRRGYTPDFLSPPPTDPHARFEDELAAVAASDHARVRAEVRRALADTPGAADSPTGRLLLGDPAHVLRTLVATVRRAWEVLVEPVWPQVRGLLDADVGFQTRRLAEGGLDRLFAELHPRLRWHNGVLTREYGDDEHRDMRGEGLALVPSAFKWDQVVVIVDQPWQPTVIYPARGLGTLWQPPPGDRHAALGRLIGKTRAALLLDLDEPASTTTLAHRHALAAGTVSGHLSVLRDAGFVTGQRHRHEIRYRRTPLGEAVLR
- a CDS encoding tetratricopeptide repeat protein; protein product: MNPSGDWEHRSADLWAAFNAAPDDWDAAEFRERVGALADELGPDHPVAAFERACAWDSTGHSDRAVPLYRRALELGVDGIRRRRSVIQMSSSLRNTGQPEESVRLLTEERERGSDELDDAVTATLALALTSVGREREAVSIAVGALSRHLPRYQRSMANYARLLVAPE
- a CDS encoding DUF3592 domain-containing protein, whose protein sequence is MGVVFLLGGLSLAVASAGYMWRVSEKADRLRAEGVPVQAVVSDFYDGSGRGSGPDTITVTYEYEGSHYQQRILCAGATGCHRDPPAEMTVWVDPSSPAQFVAANGNTDDSAAWLNRWTKILIGGLFAVLGAVLLVVALFGDRLLARSRRRAGKG